The genome window AATGGGGATGACGGCAGCCAAGGAACCCCCTCCGAAGCCGGAGAGATCGTGGATGGCGGCCACCCGGGTCACGGGTCTGGGCATGTCGGTTTCCTCGTTATCGGCCGACCGGCCGAAGGGTTTTTCAGCGTCAGCAGCCGGGCTGGCCGTGGTTTCCGCAACAGGTCTTGAGACGAAGAATCTTGACGGCCATGTTCCGAAGGACGAGAAGAAGTTTTCGGGACAGGGGCATGGGCCGACGGATATTGGTCAGGGCTGCTTTCAGGTCCGGGCGTTCGGGCGTGCACATGCGGTCAGATTCAGCCCGGGGTGAGGGGTCTGTCAACCTTTGCAGGCAACTCTTGATCCATCAGGATTTTGAAACGGTCAACCAAGGCGTTAGATCGCCAGGGGGCATTCGATCATGAACCTCAAGATGATGTCTATCGTGTCGATGTGTGTGGCCCTGGCCCTGGCCATTTCCGCCCAGGTCTCGGCCATGACACCCGACGAGGCGTTGACCATGCTTCAGGAAGGCAACGCCCGGTACGTCGCCGGGAAGTCCATTCATCCCCGTCAGGATGCCGGGCGGAGAGCCGAAACGTCCGATATGGGGCAGTATCCACAGACTACCATTCTGGCTTGTTCAGATTCCCGAGTACCGGTGGAGATACTTTTCGACCAGGGCCTGGGTGATCTGTTCGTCGTCCGGGTGGCCGGGAACGTGGCTGACGTGGACGAAGTCGGAACCATCGAATATGGGGTTGAGCATCTGCACACCCCTTTGGTGGTCGTCCTGGGGCACACCCATTGCGGAGCGGTGACGGCCGTGGTCGAGGGGACCCAGGTTCACGGCAATATCATGCTTCTGGTGGACAACATCGTCCCGGCCGTGGAAAAGGTCCGGGCCGAGCGACCTGATCTCTCCGGAGATGATCTGGTGTCGGCGACGGTGGAGGCCAATGTCTGGAAGGCCATCGAGGACCTTTTGAAGTCCAGCCGGGCGACGGCCAAATTGGTCCAGGGCGGAAACCTGAAGGTGGTCGGAGCCGTCTACGACATCGAAACCGGGGAGGTGGAGTGGCTGGGTGAGCATCCCGACCAGG of Deltaproteobacteria bacterium contains these proteins:
- a CDS encoding carbonic anhydrase gives rise to the protein MNLKMMSIVSMCVALALAISAQVSAMTPDEALTMLQEGNARYVAGKSIHPRQDAGRRAETSDMGQYPQTTILACSDSRVPVEILFDQGLGDLFVVRVAGNVADVDEVGTIEYGVEHLHTPLVVVLGHTHCGAVTAVVEGTQVHGNIMLLVDNIVPAVEKVRAERPDLSGDDLVSATVEANVWKAIEDLLKSSRATAKLVQGGNLKVVGAVYDIETGEVEWLGEHPDQDALLIAAASSRIVRNAGSEVVQDDESAIVPETNEAGTSGDSKEEGSGGLLLLASFLALIGLVFLLKRLVLSD